In Propionicimonas paludicola, a single window of DNA contains:
- the ftsW gene encoding putative lipid II flippase FtsW, whose product MAILSSPFEDRHGTESAQPAKGRRRSLVVDWLAHPQASFYLVLVPAVLLLVLGMMMVLSASSVYAYVRWDGDSYYFVKRQAVFLLVGGAMAYVFARLQPTQLKVLGWVLMAAAMILQVLTFSPLGYSNNGNTNWVNLGFSWFNIQPSEVAKLAIVMWGADIFARKEKLLGDVRHLLIPFLPASLVMIGLVVLQSDLGTGMILGAIMLSVLWYVGASWKVLVSIIGGVAAAVVVLILTAQYRMSRILGFFNPNLDPLGINHQPIRAQFALASGGWWGLGLGESRQKWGGLVESHTDYILAVIGEELGLVGTLSVLALLLILGYAGFRIAMRSDLKFCRYTAAGITSWFMIQALVNIAVVFRMMPVLGVPLPLLSYGGSALMANLMALGVLLACARQEPAARAYSERHRASRRKTLVTTAVGAKS is encoded by the coding sequence GTGGCGATCCTGTCTTCCCCCTTTGAGGATCGCCACGGAACCGAGTCGGCCCAACCCGCCAAGGGCCGCCGACGGAGTCTCGTGGTCGACTGGCTGGCCCATCCACAGGCCAGCTTCTACTTGGTGCTCGTTCCGGCAGTGCTACTGCTGGTGCTGGGCATGATGATGGTGCTTTCCGCCTCCAGCGTGTACGCCTACGTGCGCTGGGACGGTGACTCGTACTACTTCGTGAAGCGGCAGGCCGTCTTCCTGCTGGTCGGCGGTGCGATGGCCTATGTCTTCGCCCGGTTGCAGCCGACCCAGCTGAAGGTGCTCGGCTGGGTGCTGATGGCCGCCGCCATGATCCTGCAGGTGCTCACCTTCTCCCCGCTGGGCTACTCCAACAACGGCAACACCAACTGGGTGAACCTCGGCTTCTCGTGGTTCAACATCCAGCCGTCCGAGGTCGCCAAGCTGGCCATCGTGATGTGGGGTGCCGACATCTTCGCCCGCAAGGAGAAGCTGCTCGGCGACGTCCGACACCTGCTGATCCCATTCCTGCCGGCCTCGTTGGTGATGATCGGCCTGGTCGTGCTGCAGTCCGACCTGGGCACCGGGATGATCCTGGGCGCGATCATGCTGTCCGTGCTCTGGTACGTCGGGGCGTCATGGAAGGTGCTGGTCTCGATCATCGGCGGCGTCGCGGCGGCCGTGGTCGTGCTGATCCTGACCGCCCAGTACCGGATGTCGCGCATCTTGGGCTTCTTCAACCCCAATCTCGACCCGCTGGGGATCAACCACCAGCCGATCCGCGCCCAGTTCGCGTTGGCGTCCGGCGGTTGGTGGGGGCTCGGGCTGGGCGAGAGCCGTCAGAAGTGGGGCGGCCTTGTCGAGTCGCACACCGACTACATCCTGGCCGTGATCGGCGAGGAACTCGGACTGGTCGGGACGCTGAGCGTCCTGGCCCTGCTGCTGATCCTCGGCTATGCCGGTTTCCGGATCGCGATGCGCTCGGACCTGAAGTTCTGCCGCTACACCGCTGCCGGGATCACCAGCTGGTTCATGATCCAGGCCCTGGTCAACATCGCCGTGGTGTTCCGGATGATGCCGGTGCTCGGCGTCCCGCTCCCGTTGCTGTCCTACGGTGGCTCGGCGTTGATGGCCAACCTGATGGCTCTGGGCGTCCTGCTGGCCTGCGCCCGCCAAGAGCCGGCTGCGCGGGCCTACTCCGAGCGGCATCGGGCCAGCCGCCGCAAGACCCTGGTGACTACGGCGGTCGGTGCCAAGTCGTGA
- the mraY gene encoding phospho-N-acetylmuramoyl-pentapeptide-transferase yields the protein MRSILLAGAIGLIGTLLGTRYAIRFLVRRGYGQFIRDDGPTSHHTKRGTPTMGGTVIIISVVLAYILAHLVTWTPPTASGLLVLGLVVALGLVGLADDWIKISKARSLGLHAWVKLTLQTAAAIAFAIAALSMPSTRGVSPASQFVSFLRDLPWIWLPLPLAVVWIVFLVAAWSNAANLTDGLDGLATGAGAMVFAAYAIVNIWQYSQSCGVGGPQCYVVRDPYDLAVVSIALAGACFGFLWWNASPAKIFMGDTGSLAIGGAFAALSVMTRTELLMVIVAGLFVIITASVVLQVGWFKISGGKRLFKMAPLQHHFELLGWQEVTITVRFWIICGMCVATGLGVFYAEWVVGQP from the coding sequence ATGAGGAGCATCCTGCTCGCCGGGGCGATCGGTCTGATCGGCACCCTGTTGGGCACCCGCTACGCGATTCGCTTCCTGGTGCGGCGCGGCTACGGCCAGTTCATCCGTGATGACGGCCCGACCAGCCACCACACCAAGCGCGGCACGCCTACCATGGGCGGCACCGTAATCATCATCTCGGTCGTGCTCGCCTACATCCTGGCCCACCTGGTCACCTGGACCCCGCCGACCGCCTCGGGTCTGCTGGTGCTCGGCCTGGTGGTCGCCCTGGGTCTGGTCGGCCTGGCCGACGACTGGATCAAGATCAGCAAAGCTCGATCGCTGGGTCTGCATGCCTGGGTGAAACTGACCCTGCAGACCGCAGCGGCCATCGCCTTCGCCATTGCGGCCCTGTCGATGCCGAGCACCCGCGGTGTGTCCCCGGCCAGCCAGTTCGTCTCCTTCCTGCGTGACCTGCCCTGGATCTGGTTGCCGCTGCCGTTGGCCGTGGTCTGGATCGTCTTCCTGGTGGCCGCCTGGTCGAATGCCGCCAACCTCACCGATGGCCTGGACGGGCTGGCCACCGGTGCCGGCGCCATGGTCTTCGCCGCCTACGCGATCGTGAACATCTGGCAGTACAGCCAGTCCTGTGGTGTCGGCGGCCCGCAGTGCTACGTGGTGCGCGACCCCTACGACCTGGCCGTGGTCTCGATCGCCCTGGCCGGGGCCTGTTTCGGCTTCCTGTGGTGGAACGCCAGCCCGGCCAAGATCTTCATGGGTGACACCGGCTCGTTGGCGATCGGCGGCGCTTTCGCGGCACTGTCGGTGATGACCCGGACCGAGCTGCTGATGGTGATCGTGGCCGGCCTGTTCGTGATCATCACCGCTTCGGTGGTGCTGCAGGTCGGCTGGTTCAAGATCTCCGGAGGGAAGCGGTTGTTCAAGATGGCCCCGCTACAGCATCACTTCGAGCTGCTGGGCTGGCAGGAAGTGACGATCACCGTCCGGTTCTGGATCATCTGCGGCATGTGCGTGGCTACCGGCCTCGGTGTGTTCTACGCCGAGTGGGTGGTGGGGCAGCCGTGA
- a CDS encoding UDP-N-acetylmuramoyl-tripeptide--D-alanyl-D-alanine ligase, translated as MHEMTTAQLAALVDARLIGDPTVTVGPTVVIDSRLARPGSVFVALPGERVDGHDFAAAAVAGGAAAVLVGRELDLPVPQLLVADPAEGLARLARGLVDEAIAGGLVSVAVTGSSGKTSTKDLIAQVLAVAGETVAPVGSQNNEIGVPLTATRVDTGTRYLVSEFGARGLGHIRWLCQVVPPRIGVVLNVGQAHLGEFGSQAVIAQAKGELVKALLADGWAVLNAADPLVAAMAGRTAARLASFGAADGPGELRVWADSVELDELSRAGFDLHAAGLAEGVARVSLQVSGAHQVENALAAAAVGLLAGIDLAEVADALSRAEARSRWRMELTQRPDRVLVVNDAYNANPDSMAAALHSLAGLRRPAGRLLAILGDMLELGDTAAECHRRVGALAAELGIDHLIVIGDHAEDLAAGARVGGVGVSMAPDRTAALATAADWLRPDDAVLVKASRGLALETVAQALAEGRSTLEVRE; from the coding sequence ATGCATGAGATGACCACTGCGCAGCTGGCTGCGCTGGTCGACGCCCGACTGATCGGCGACCCGACTGTGACGGTCGGTCCGACGGTCGTGATTGATTCCCGACTGGCCCGGCCGGGCAGTGTCTTCGTGGCCCTGCCCGGAGAGCGGGTGGACGGACACGACTTCGCGGCTGCTGCGGTGGCCGGCGGGGCAGCCGCCGTCCTGGTCGGACGCGAACTGGACCTTCCGGTTCCGCAGCTGCTGGTCGCCGATCCGGCCGAAGGGCTGGCCCGGTTGGCTCGCGGCCTGGTGGACGAGGCGATCGCCGGTGGCCTGGTCAGCGTGGCCGTCACCGGCTCGTCCGGGAAGACCAGTACCAAGGACCTGATCGCCCAGGTGCTGGCCGTGGCCGGCGAGACTGTGGCACCGGTCGGCTCCCAGAACAATGAGATCGGGGTGCCGCTGACCGCGACCCGGGTCGACACCGGTACCCGATACCTGGTCAGCGAGTTCGGTGCCCGGGGGCTGGGCCACATCCGCTGGCTGTGCCAGGTGGTGCCGCCGCGGATCGGCGTTGTCCTCAATGTGGGCCAGGCGCACCTGGGCGAGTTCGGCTCGCAGGCCGTGATCGCCCAAGCCAAGGGCGAGTTGGTGAAGGCATTGCTGGCCGACGGCTGGGCGGTGTTGAACGCCGCCGACCCGCTGGTCGCGGCCATGGCCGGACGGACGGCGGCGCGGCTGGCCAGCTTCGGAGCCGCGGACGGCCCTGGTGAGCTTCGGGTCTGGGCCGATTCCGTCGAGCTGGACGAACTGTCTCGGGCCGGCTTCGACCTGCACGCCGCCGGACTGGCCGAAGGTGTGGCCCGGGTCAGCCTCCAGGTGAGTGGCGCCCACCAGGTGGAGAATGCTCTGGCCGCCGCAGCCGTCGGCCTGCTGGCCGGGATCGACCTCGCCGAGGTGGCGGACGCGCTCAGCCGAGCCGAGGCTCGGTCCCGCTGGCGAATGGAACTCACTCAGCGCCCGGACCGGGTGCTGGTGGTGAACGATGCCTACAACGCCAACCCGGACTCGATGGCGGCCGCGCTCCATTCGTTGGCTGGGCTCCGCCGTCCGGCCGGTCGGCTACTGGCGATCCTCGGTGACATGCTCGAGCTGGGCGACACGGCCGCCGAGTGCCACCGACGGGTCGGCGCACTGGCCGCCGAACTGGGCATAGACCACCTGATCGTGATCGGCGACCACGCCGAGGATCTGGCCGCTGGCGCGCGTGTCGGGGGTGTCGGGGTTAGCATGGCGCCCGATCGGACGGCAGCGCTCGCGACTGCAGCGGACTGGCTGCGTCCTGATGATGCGGTACTGGTCAAGGCATCACGTGGCTTGGCGCTGGAGACGGTGGCACAGGCCCTCGCCGAGGGCCGGTCGACGCTGGAGGTTAGGGAATGA
- the murD gene encoding UDP-N-acetylmuramoyl-L-alanine--D-glutamate ligase, whose translation MGGGAAVKSWLATADRLSPWSQATVVVAGLGTSGFAAADGLIELGAKVIVLDDSLSSENAEKAKLLEFLDADVRLGPGSTAQLPADADLVVTSPGWRPSAPLLAQAALRGIPIWGEVELAWRMSLPDRQVPWLAVTGTNGKTTTVGMLESMLTAAGLKTSAVGNVGRPIVEAVLDDVNYDVLAVELSSFQLHWTNSLALHSAAVLNVAPDHLEWYADRAGWPDGVTDSMTAYTADKARIFERVQHACVYNVADPVTEHLVEEAEVQEGARAIGFTLGIPAVSMLGVVDEVLVDRAFISQRWDSAIEIAKVSDVQPYAPHNVANALAAAALARSFGVPPQAVAEGLKRLRLGDHRIQTVAERNGVRYVDDSKATNPHAAAASLAAFDSVVWIAGGQAKGTTFDELVTQVADKLRAVVVFGIDRAVIADAVARHAPQVPLMVLDNSDHGAMKQAVEWAASRANPGDVVLLAPGCASRDMYTDYAERGAAFAEAVAGLSG comes from the coding sequence GTGGGTGGTGGGGCAGCCGTGAAGTCCTGGTTGGCTACTGCGGATCGGCTCTCGCCGTGGTCGCAGGCCACGGTCGTGGTGGCCGGGCTGGGTACGTCCGGTTTCGCTGCTGCGGACGGCCTGATCGAGCTCGGCGCCAAAGTCATCGTCCTGGATGACTCACTGAGCAGCGAGAATGCCGAGAAGGCCAAGCTCCTGGAGTTCCTGGACGCCGACGTCCGGCTCGGGCCGGGCTCGACCGCCCAGCTGCCGGCCGACGCCGACCTGGTGGTCACCTCGCCGGGCTGGCGACCGTCGGCTCCGCTGCTGGCCCAGGCCGCGCTGCGGGGGATCCCGATCTGGGGCGAGGTGGAGCTGGCCTGGCGGATGAGCCTGCCCGATCGGCAGGTGCCGTGGCTGGCGGTCACCGGCACCAACGGCAAGACCACCACGGTCGGGATGCTGGAGTCGATGCTGACCGCGGCCGGGCTGAAGACGTCCGCGGTCGGAAACGTCGGACGCCCGATCGTCGAGGCCGTCCTGGACGACGTCAACTACGACGTGCTCGCCGTGGAGCTGTCCAGCTTCCAGCTGCACTGGACCAACAGCCTGGCGCTGCATTCGGCCGCCGTGCTGAACGTGGCGCCGGATCATCTGGAGTGGTACGCCGACCGGGCCGGCTGGCCGGACGGGGTCACCGACTCGATGACCGCCTACACAGCCGACAAGGCCCGGATCTTCGAGCGTGTCCAGCACGCCTGCGTCTACAACGTGGCCGACCCGGTCACCGAGCACCTGGTCGAGGAGGCCGAGGTTCAGGAGGGTGCTCGGGCCATCGGCTTCACCCTGGGCATTCCGGCGGTCTCGATGCTGGGCGTGGTGGACGAGGTGCTGGTCGACCGCGCCTTCATCAGCCAGCGCTGGGATTCGGCCATCGAAATCGCCAAGGTGTCCGACGTCCAGCCCTACGCCCCGCATAACGTGGCCAACGCGCTGGCCGCAGCCGCCCTGGCCCGCTCCTTCGGAGTGCCGCCGCAGGCGGTCGCCGAGGGCCTCAAGCGGCTCCGGCTGGGCGACCATCGGATCCAGACCGTGGCCGAGCGCAACGGCGTCCGCTATGTCGACGACTCGAAGGCCACCAACCCGCATGCGGCCGCCGCCTCGCTGGCCGCGTTCGACTCGGTGGTGTGGATCGCCGGGGGACAGGCCAAGGGAACCACCTTCGACGAGCTGGTCACCCAGGTGGCCGACAAGCTGCGCGCGGTGGTGGTGTTCGGCATCGACCGCGCCGTGATTGCCGACGCAGTCGCCCGACACGCACCTCAGGTGCCGCTGATGGTGCTCGATAACAGCGATCATGGTGCGATGAAGCAGGCGGTGGAGTGGGCGGCGTCCCGGGCCAATCCCGGTGACGTGGTGTTGCTCGCCCCCGGCTGCGCCAGTAGAGACATGTACACCGACTACGCCGAACGCGGCGCGGCCTTCGCAGAAGCGGTGGCCGGACTCAGCGGATAG
- the murG gene encoding undecaprenyldiphospho-muramoylpentapeptide beta-N-acetylglucosaminyltransferase has protein sequence MPIILAGGGTAGHTSPLIATAERLRELSDVDLLCIGTPKGLESRVIPAAGLELALIPPVPLPRRITPALFSVPGRLGRAVAEAGAILRRHQAEVVVGFGGYVSLPVYLAAWRAKLPIILHEGNAVPGLANRVAARFTPWVATTFPNTALPHAQQVGLPVRAAIAGLDRAAGRSAACAQFGLPADGPVLLVSGGSQGARSLNQAVIGARTALLAAGISILHVLGPANLTEETVAVVDPDTGAGYRPVGYVDEMGQAYAAADLMVGRSGAGTVMETAMIGLPTIFVPLPHGNGEQARNADFLIQAEAGLLVPDAELTAVGLTALVTELFADPQRLAAMSATCSELAPSGAADALARLVLRVAGRPN, from the coding sequence CTGCCCATCATCCTGGCCGGCGGAGGCACGGCCGGGCACACCTCGCCGCTGATCGCGACCGCGGAGCGGCTGCGCGAACTCAGTGACGTCGACCTGCTCTGCATCGGCACCCCGAAGGGCCTGGAGTCGCGGGTCATCCCGGCGGCAGGACTCGAACTGGCGTTGATTCCGCCGGTTCCGCTGCCACGCCGGATCACCCCGGCGCTGTTCTCGGTGCCGGGCCGATTGGGCCGCGCCGTCGCCGAGGCGGGCGCCATCCTGCGTCGGCACCAGGCCGAGGTCGTGGTCGGCTTCGGCGGCTATGTCTCGCTGCCGGTCTACCTGGCCGCCTGGCGGGCCAAGCTGCCGATCATCCTGCACGAGGGCAATGCCGTGCCGGGCCTGGCCAATCGAGTCGCCGCACGGTTCACGCCGTGGGTGGCCACCACCTTCCCGAACACCGCATTGCCGCACGCCCAGCAGGTCGGCCTGCCGGTGCGGGCCGCCATCGCCGGGCTGGACCGGGCTGCTGGACGGTCGGCGGCGTGCGCCCAGTTCGGACTGCCGGCGGACGGGCCGGTGCTGCTGGTATCCGGCGGCTCGCAGGGCGCCCGCAGCCTGAACCAGGCCGTGATCGGCGCCCGGACGGCGCTGCTGGCCGCGGGGATCAGCATCCTGCACGTGCTCGGACCGGCCAACCTGACCGAGGAGACCGTGGCCGTGGTCGACCCGGACACCGGGGCCGGCTACCGTCCGGTCGGCTACGTGGACGAGATGGGCCAGGCCTACGCCGCCGCCGATCTGATGGTCGGACGCTCCGGGGCCGGCACTGTGATGGAGACCGCGATGATCGGGTTGCCGACCATCTTCGTCCCGCTGCCGCACGGCAACGGCGAGCAGGCCCGCAACGCCGACTTCCTGATCCAGGCGGAGGCCGGCCTCCTGGTCCCCGACGCCGAGCTGACCGCAGTCGGGCTGACCGCCCTGGTCACCGAGTTGTTCGCCGATCCACAGCGCCTGGCCGCTATGTCGGCCACCTGCAGCGAGCTGGCACCGTCCGGAGCGGCCGATGCGCTGGCCCGGTTGGTGCTTCGAGTGGCCGGTCGACCAAACTGA
- the murC gene encoding UDP-N-acetylmuramate--L-alanine ligase: protein MPLIQPVPLLPVPELGRVHFIAVGGAGMSGIAALYADLGVAVSGSDQHDSATLRALADAGVTTYVGHDPAQLGAAETVVVSSAVRETNPELAEARRRGLRVWHRSAALAALMLGRVGVAVSGTHGKTTTSAMIATLLTEVGADPGYVVGSPLRDTGRSHRLGSGESFVIEADESDGSFLQYPAQLVVITNIEADHLDNWGTAEAYADGFVRLATAETVTTVVISADDPGAVALTEVVRAAGKRVLTFGASAGADVRLTGIGHGPRGATAMLTGPDESGPLELAVPGRYNLLNAAAAYAVGISLGVSGPLLRAAAARFGGTNRRFQPVAERGGVRIFDDYAHHPTEVAATLTAARELAGSGRVVACFQPHLFSRTRDFATEFGQSLGLADVVVVCGIYPAREDPIPGVTGELVAQAVSDPSRVHYVEQIDQAAAVLAGLVAPGDLVVTIGAGDVTSVGPQLAAALARGPQ, encoded by the coding sequence ATGCCTTTGATCCAGCCGGTTCCGCTGTTGCCCGTCCCTGAGTTGGGACGGGTGCACTTCATCGCCGTCGGTGGAGCGGGCATGAGTGGCATCGCCGCGTTGTACGCCGACCTCGGGGTGGCGGTCAGTGGCAGCGACCAGCACGACTCGGCCACCCTGCGGGCGCTGGCCGATGCCGGAGTGACCACCTATGTCGGCCATGACCCCGCCCAGCTGGGTGCCGCAGAGACGGTCGTGGTCTCGTCCGCGGTCCGCGAGACCAACCCCGAGCTGGCTGAAGCCCGTCGCCGTGGCCTGCGCGTGTGGCATCGCAGCGCGGCCCTGGCGGCGCTGATGCTCGGCCGGGTCGGAGTCGCGGTCAGCGGCACTCACGGCAAGACCACCACCTCGGCCATGATCGCCACGCTGCTCACTGAAGTCGGCGCCGATCCGGGTTATGTGGTCGGCTCGCCGCTCCGCGACACCGGGCGCAGCCATCGGCTCGGCTCGGGTGAGAGCTTCGTGATCGAGGCCGACGAGAGCGACGGCTCATTCCTGCAGTACCCGGCGCAGCTGGTGGTGATCACCAACATCGAGGCTGACCATCTGGACAACTGGGGGACTGCCGAGGCCTATGCCGACGGCTTCGTCCGGCTGGCCACGGCTGAGACGGTGACCACCGTGGTGATCAGCGCCGACGATCCGGGGGCGGTCGCGCTCACTGAGGTCGTCCGGGCCGCCGGGAAGCGGGTGCTGACCTTCGGCGCGTCGGCCGGGGCCGACGTCCGGCTGACCGGGATCGGCCACGGCCCGCGCGGCGCCACCGCGATGCTGACCGGCCCGGACGAGTCCGGGCCGCTGGAGTTGGCCGTCCCGGGACGCTACAACCTGCTCAACGCAGCCGCGGCCTATGCGGTCGGGATCAGCCTCGGGGTGTCCGGTCCGCTGCTGCGCGCCGCGGCGGCTCGCTTCGGCGGCACCAATCGACGCTTCCAGCCGGTGGCCGAGCGGGGCGGCGTCCGAATCTTCGATGACTACGCCCACCACCCGACCGAGGTGGCGGCCACCTTGACCGCAGCCCGCGAGCTGGCCGGCAGCGGACGGGTAGTGGCCTGCTTCCAGCCGCATCTCTTCTCCCGGACCAGGGACTTCGCTACCGAGTTCGGCCAGTCGCTCGGACTCGCCGATGTCGTGGTGGTCTGCGGCATCTACCCGGCGCGCGAGGATCCGATCCCCGGGGTGACCGGCGAGCTGGTCGCCCAGGCAGTTTCCGATCCGAGCCGGGTCCACTACGTCGAGCAGATCGACCAGGCTGCTGCCGTGCTGGCCGGCCTGGTCGCGCCCGGCGACCTGGTGGTGACCATCGGTGCCGGCGACGTCACCAGCGTCGGTCCGCAGCTGGCCGCCGCACTGGCGAGAGGTCCGCAGTGA
- a CDS encoding UDP-N-acetylmuramoyl-L-alanyl-D-glutamate--2,6-diaminopimelate ligase, which yields MSSTSAPLRPSRNRPVQLSGLFPSAPDLSVSGVSIDSRSVLPGDLYVGLPGAQTHGARFAATAAEAGAVALLTDAAGAEWAAGSALPVVVVADPRAELARVAAEVYGRPGDRLALFGVTGTTGKTSTSFLLAAGLAAAGHQVGTIGTIGFRLGEQQLASGRTTVTTPESSDLQALLAYLVERGADAVAMEVSSHALALHRVDQLRFGVAGFTNLGRDHLDFHLDQESYFQAKAELFRNGRAAAAVVCIDDEYGRRLADEIRAGGQMPLLTTGADDRADYYVASSELQPDGSRLVRLATPTGQVGFRLGLLGEFNLRNATTAAAMLDVAGLDLSVALSAFGEAAVPGRMQRVDLGPGAPGVIVDFAHTPESVTAALNGIPQGRRIAVLGCGGDRDQAKRGPMGVAAATGAQVVIVTDDNPRSEDPAAIRAAVLAGARAAAAESGAEVIDGGDRTHAIRTALRLAGSDDWIAILGKGHESGQQLAHETIAFDDVAVVGREWRAVMGEPDA from the coding sequence ATGAGCAGCACTTCGGCACCATTGCGGCCGAGCCGGAACCGTCCGGTTCAGCTGAGTGGCTTGTTTCCCTCGGCCCCTGACCTGAGCGTCAGCGGGGTCAGTATCGACTCCCGCAGTGTGCTCCCCGGCGACCTCTATGTCGGCCTGCCCGGCGCACAGACGCATGGGGCACGCTTCGCGGCGACTGCGGCCGAGGCCGGAGCGGTGGCGCTGCTCACCGATGCCGCCGGAGCCGAGTGGGCCGCCGGCAGTGCGCTCCCGGTGGTCGTGGTGGCTGATCCGCGGGCCGAACTGGCCCGGGTGGCCGCCGAGGTCTATGGACGTCCGGGCGACCGGCTGGCGCTGTTCGGGGTGACCGGCACCACGGGCAAGACCAGCACCAGCTTCCTGCTGGCGGCCGGTCTGGCCGCGGCCGGCCATCAGGTCGGCACCATCGGCACCATCGGCTTCCGGTTGGGGGAGCAGCAGCTGGCCTCGGGCCGAACCACGGTGACCACGCCGGAGTCGTCCGATCTGCAGGCGCTGCTGGCCTACCTGGTCGAGCGCGGCGCGGACGCCGTGGCCATGGAGGTCTCCTCGCACGCGCTGGCCCTGCATCGGGTCGATCAGCTCCGGTTCGGCGTGGCCGGCTTCACCAACCTGGGCCGCGACCATCTGGACTTCCACCTCGACCAGGAGAGCTACTTCCAGGCCAAGGCCGAGCTGTTCCGCAACGGCCGGGCCGCGGCCGCCGTGGTCTGCATCGACGATGAGTACGGTCGCCGCCTGGCCGACGAGATCCGGGCCGGCGGCCAGATGCCGCTGCTGACCACCGGCGCGGACGACCGGGCCGACTACTACGTGGCTTCGTCCGAGCTCCAGCCGGACGGTAGCCGGCTGGTCCGGCTGGCCACCCCGACCGGCCAGGTCGGCTTCCGGCTGGGTCTGCTCGGCGAGTTCAACCTGCGCAACGCCACCACGGCAGCCGCGATGCTGGACGTGGCCGGACTCGACCTCTCGGTGGCACTGTCGGCTTTCGGAGAGGCCGCAGTGCCCGGACGGATGCAGCGGGTCGACCTCGGCCCCGGCGCCCCCGGCGTGATCGTGGACTTCGCACACACTCCGGAGTCGGTGACCGCCGCCCTGAACGGGATCCCGCAGGGGAGACGGATCGCCGTGCTCGGCTGTGGCGGCGATCGTGACCAGGCCAAGCGCGGCCCGATGGGAGTGGCGGCGGCTACCGGAGCCCAGGTGGTGATCGTCACCGACGACAACCCGCGCAGCGAGGACCCGGCAGCGATCCGGGCCGCGGTGCTGGCCGGAGCCCGAGCCGCGGCCGCGGAGAGCGGGGCCGAGGTGATCGACGGTGGTGACCGGACCCACGCCATTCGCACCGCACTGCGGTTGGCCGGTTCAGACGACTGGATCGCGATTCTGGGTAAGGGGCACGAAAGCGGTCAGCAACTGGCCCACGAGACGATCGCTTTCGACGATGTGGCTGTGGTCGGCCGCGAGTGGCGGGCCGTTATGGGAGAACCTGATGCATGA
- a CDS encoding cell division protein FtsQ/DivIB, whose translation MSLSDATTRLDLRRRQERQHRWLRIGGIAVAALALAAVAYLVWFSPVFAAREITVTGNKLLSKTDVVAAAQVVPGTPMARLDVDAIADRVAGLPAVARVTVSRDWPDRLTLAITERTAHLSIPAGAGYLIADESGVVFQAVPDQPSGLVRVVADPSNQGVLADVGAVFSALSDQQRAQVNRLEAPSRDGIVLRMRDGAKVIWGSADESSLKSQVLARLLPLGGDIFDVSAPAFPARR comes from the coding sequence GTGAGCCTGAGCGACGCCACCACCCGGCTGGACCTGCGGCGCCGCCAGGAGCGGCAGCACCGCTGGCTGCGGATCGGCGGCATCGCGGTGGCGGCGCTGGCCCTGGCGGCCGTGGCCTACCTGGTCTGGTTCTCCCCGGTGTTCGCGGCCCGCGAGATCACCGTGACCGGCAACAAGCTGCTCAGCAAGACCGATGTGGTCGCCGCGGCTCAGGTCGTCCCCGGGACGCCGATGGCCCGGCTCGACGTCGACGCCATTGCCGATCGGGTGGCCGGCTTGCCGGCGGTGGCCCGGGTCACGGTGAGTCGGGACTGGCCGGACCGCTTGACCCTGGCGATCACCGAGCGCACGGCACACCTGTCCATCCCGGCCGGGGCCGGCTACCTGATCGCGGACGAGTCCGGGGTGGTCTTCCAGGCGGTGCCGGACCAACCGTCCGGCCTGGTGCGCGTGGTGGCCGATCCCAGCAATCAAGGCGTGCTCGCCGACGTGGGAGCGGTCTTCTCGGCGCTGAGCGACCAGCAGCGCGCGCAGGTCAATCGGCTCGAGGCTCCGAGCCGGGACGGCATCGTGCTGCGGATGCGCGACGGCGCCAAGGTGATCTGGGGGAGTGCGGACGAGTCGAGCCTGAAGTCTCAAGTGCTGGCCCGGTTGTTGCCGCTGGGCGGCGACATCTTCGACGTCTCGGCGCCTGCCTTCCCGGCGCGCCGCTGA